From the Euphorbia lathyris chromosome 6, ddEupLath1.1, whole genome shotgun sequence genome, one window contains:
- the LOC136232746 gene encoding casein kinase II subunit beta-1-like isoform X1, with amino-acid sequence MYRDRGLGGSKMEVGPDRKRINDALDKHLERSSPSTSRAINGKDFSSQSLMGKQQADHKDLLSKTKASDEESETDAEESDVSGSDGEDNSWISWFCNLRGNEFFCEVDEDYIQDDFNLCGLSSQVPYYDYALDLILDVESSHGDMFTEEQHELVESAAEMLYGMIHARYILTSKGMAAMLDKFKNCDFGRCPRVYCCGQPCLPVGQSDIPRSSTVKICCPRCEDIYYPRSKYQGNVDGAYFGTTFPHLFLMTYGHLKPQKPSQMYVPRVFGYKLHRP; translated from the exons ATGTATAGAGACCGAGGGCTTGGTGGGTCCAAAATGGAGGTTGGTCCCGATCGGAAACGAATTAACGATGCTCTTGATAAGCATCTCGAACGATCCTCTCCCTCTACTTCTAGAGCAATTAATGGCAAGGATTTTTCCTCGCAGTCTCTTATGGGGAAGCAGCAAGCTGATCATAAGGATCTCCTTTCCAAAACCAAGGCTTCCGATG AGGAATCTGAAACAGATGCTGAGGAGTCAGATGTAAGTGGTTCTGATGGGGAGGACAATTCTTGGATCTCATGGTTTTGCAATCTGCGAGGAAATGAATTCTTTTGTGAAGTTGATGAGGACTACATTCAAGATGATTTTAACCTGTGCGGGTTAAGCAGTCAAGTTCCTTATTATGATTATGCACTTGATTTGATATTGGATGTAGAATCCTCTCATG GGGATATGTTTACAGAGGAACAGCATGAATTGGTTGAATCAGCAGCAGAGATGCTTTATGGTATGATTCATGCCCGATACATATTGACTAGCAAAGGGATGGCAGCGATG CTGGACAAGTTTAAGAACTGTGACTTCGGAAGATGCCCAAGAGTTTACTGCTGTGGGCAACCATGCCTTCCAGTCGGTCAGTCAGACATCCCTCGGTCAAGCACTGTCAAAATATGTTGCCCTAGATGTGAGGATATATACTACCCGCGATCCAAATACCAAGGTA ACGTTGATGGAGCTTACTTCGGAACAACATTTCCTCACCTATTTCTGATGACATATGGGCACCTGAAGCCGCAAAAGCCCTCGCAGATGTATGTTCCAAGAGTATTTGGTTACAAATTGCACAGACCATGA
- the LOC136232746 gene encoding casein kinase II subunit beta-1-like isoform X3 has translation MYRDRGLGGSKMEVGPDRKRINDALDKHLERSSPSTSRAINGKDFSSQSLMGKQQADHKDLLSKTKASDEESETDAEESDVSGSDGEDNSWISWFCNLRGNEFFCEVDEDYIQDDFNLCGLSSQVPYYDYALDLILDVESSHEEQHELVESAAEMLYGMIHARYILTSKGMAAMLDKFKNCDFGRCPRVYCCGQPCLPVGQSDIPRSSTVKICCPRCEDIYYPRSKYQGNVDGAYFGTTFPHLFLMTYGHLKPQKPSQMYVPRVFGYKLHRP, from the exons ATGTATAGAGACCGAGGGCTTGGTGGGTCCAAAATGGAGGTTGGTCCCGATCGGAAACGAATTAACGATGCTCTTGATAAGCATCTCGAACGATCCTCTCCCTCTACTTCTAGAGCAATTAATGGCAAGGATTTTTCCTCGCAGTCTCTTATGGGGAAGCAGCAAGCTGATCATAAGGATCTCCTTTCCAAAACCAAGGCTTCCGATG AGGAATCTGAAACAGATGCTGAGGAGTCAGATGTAAGTGGTTCTGATGGGGAGGACAATTCTTGGATCTCATGGTTTTGCAATCTGCGAGGAAATGAATTCTTTTGTGAAGTTGATGAGGACTACATTCAAGATGATTTTAACCTGTGCGGGTTAAGCAGTCAAGTTCCTTATTATGATTATGCACTTGATTTGATATTGGATGTAGAATCCTCTCATG AGGAACAGCATGAATTGGTTGAATCAGCAGCAGAGATGCTTTATGGTATGATTCATGCCCGATACATATTGACTAGCAAAGGGATGGCAGCGATG CTGGACAAGTTTAAGAACTGTGACTTCGGAAGATGCCCAAGAGTTTACTGCTGTGGGCAACCATGCCTTCCAGTCGGTCAGTCAGACATCCCTCGGTCAAGCACTGTCAAAATATGTTGCCCTAGATGTGAGGATATATACTACCCGCGATCCAAATACCAAGGTA ACGTTGATGGAGCTTACTTCGGAACAACATTTCCTCACCTATTTCTGATGACATATGGGCACCTGAAGCCGCAAAAGCCCTCGCAGATGTATGTTCCAAGAGTATTTGGTTACAAATTGCACAGACCATGA
- the LOC136231935 gene encoding uncharacterized protein translates to MQETLKKEAMDSMVERLSTIENLYFPRALQSNAVNPSQRKSLLLDLLSRDTAVFLERYGSQLNFEELREFDMLNNDYEINWHLKNLRSKVSPTSEELKSRSVKVKNRRLAYLNKLIRDGSYFSEDSMREREPYLHHEFVGKFQDQSARGMARPGERWSETLMRRCEEAILISKIRDEQQRLGVAERDWVGQPNRQVEEQEEEEEEEEEEEEEEEGEGEGEGEEEEEENEAVKKIDGVVNSNEMRNDANGGQSSREQQNEEATISVEEKEDLMNQFTYMMHQKFLSGEDTQHLDYSKIDDDETLDDHWLREANHDAEDKYFAMDEDD, encoded by the exons atgcaGGAAACACTGAAGAAAGAAGCTATGGATAGCATGGTGGAGAGACTTTCGACGATTGAAAATCTCTACTTTCCTCGCGCTCTTCAATCCAACGCTGTCAATCCCTCTCAGCGGAAGTCTCTCCTTCTTGACCTCCTCTCTCGTGATACCGCCGTTTTCTTAG AGCGATATGGGTCGCAATTGAATTTTGAAGAGCTTCGGGAATTTGATATGCTAAACAATGATTACGAGATAAATTGGCATCTAAAGAATCTCAGAAGCAAGGTGAGTCCGACTTCTGAAGAGTTGAAATCAAGGTCGGTGAAGGTTAAGAATAGGAGGCTGGCTTATTTGAATAAATTGATACGTGATGGTAGTTATTTTTCCGAGGACTCAATGAGAGAAAGAGAGCCATACTTGCATCATGAGTTTGTGGGCAAGTTTCAGGATCAGAGTGCCAGGGGTATGGCCAGGCCAGGAGAGCGGTGGTCGGAGACATTAATGAGAAGGTGCGAGGAAGCTATTTTGATTTCAAAGATTAGGGACGAGCAACAGAGATTGGGTGTGGCTGAGAGGGATTGGGTTGGTCAACCTAACCGACAAGTGGAAGAgcaggaagaagaggaagaggaagaagaggaagaggaagaggaggaagagggagagggagagggggagggagaggaggaggaggaggagaacgAAGCAGTGAAGAAAATTGATGGTGTTGTGAACTCAAATGAG ATGCGAAATGATGCCAATGGTGGCCAATCGAGCAGAGAGCAGCAAAATGAGGAAGCAACTATATCAGTAGAAGAGAAAGAAGATTTGATGAATCAGTTTACATACATGATGCACCAGAAGTTTCTTTCCGGGGAAGACACTCAGCATTTAGATTACTCAAAAATAGATGATGATGAGACCTTAGATGATCACTGGCTTAGAGAAGCCAACCATGATGCTGAGGATAAGTATTTTGCCATGGATGAAGATGATTAG
- the LOC136232746 gene encoding casein kinase II subunit beta-1-like isoform X2 has protein sequence MYRDRGLGGSKMEVGPDRKRINDALDKHLERSSPSTSRAINGKDFSSQSLMGKQQADHKDLLSKTKASDEESETDAEESDVSGSDGEDNSWISWFCNLRGNEFFCEVDEDYIQDDFNLCGLSSQVPYYDYALDLILDVESSHGDMFTEEQHELVESAAEMLYGMIHARYILTSKGMAAMLDKFKNCDFGRCPRVYCCGQPCLPVGQSDIPRSSTVKICCPRCEDIYYPRSKYQDVDGAYFGTTFPHLFLMTYGHLKPQKPSQMYVPRVFGYKLHRP, from the exons ATGTATAGAGACCGAGGGCTTGGTGGGTCCAAAATGGAGGTTGGTCCCGATCGGAAACGAATTAACGATGCTCTTGATAAGCATCTCGAACGATCCTCTCCCTCTACTTCTAGAGCAATTAATGGCAAGGATTTTTCCTCGCAGTCTCTTATGGGGAAGCAGCAAGCTGATCATAAGGATCTCCTTTCCAAAACCAAGGCTTCCGATG AGGAATCTGAAACAGATGCTGAGGAGTCAGATGTAAGTGGTTCTGATGGGGAGGACAATTCTTGGATCTCATGGTTTTGCAATCTGCGAGGAAATGAATTCTTTTGTGAAGTTGATGAGGACTACATTCAAGATGATTTTAACCTGTGCGGGTTAAGCAGTCAAGTTCCTTATTATGATTATGCACTTGATTTGATATTGGATGTAGAATCCTCTCATG GGGATATGTTTACAGAGGAACAGCATGAATTGGTTGAATCAGCAGCAGAGATGCTTTATGGTATGATTCATGCCCGATACATATTGACTAGCAAAGGGATGGCAGCGATG CTGGACAAGTTTAAGAACTGTGACTTCGGAAGATGCCCAAGAGTTTACTGCTGTGGGCAACCATGCCTTCCAGTCGGTCAGTCAGACATCCCTCGGTCAAGCACTGTCAAAATATGTTGCCCTAGATGTGAGGATATATACTACCCGCGATCCAAATACCAAG ACGTTGATGGAGCTTACTTCGGAACAACATTTCCTCACCTATTTCTGATGACATATGGGCACCTGAAGCCGCAAAAGCCCTCGCAGATGTATGTTCCAAGAGTATTTGGTTACAAATTGCACAGACCATGA